A stretch of DNA from Candidatus Zixiibacteriota bacterium:
CCTTGACAGCTTTGGAGATATTACGCCTGATTCGCCAAAGGCGCTCGGTTTGGGCCGGATCGTTTTCGCGATTCAGGTAAAGAATATTATTTTCACGGCAGATAGACTCAATATTATCAGCCTCCGCCAGGCGTTTATTTCCTGAGGTTTCGAAAAGAAGCACAGCTCCGACTTTATTGATGGCAATGGTTTTTTCATAGGCCATGGAACAAGCTATGGCATCGCCATCCATAAACTCCATTACAGCCGGGATAATCCCCCGGCGAGTGATTTCGGCCACGGTACGGGCCGCATCGGCCGGATCGGTAAAGGCGGCCAGAATGGTCGGACCGGTTTCGGGTTGGTCGATAAGGCTGACGGCAATTTCGGTAATGGCCGCCAAAAGTCCTTCGGAACCGATCATGATGCCGGTGAGATCGAACAGGTCGCCCTTTGAGTAAAAACCGGTTGTGAGAACCGCGCCATCGGCAATAACTGCCCTGAGACCAATAACATAGTCCTTGGTGACGCCGTATTTTTTACAGTGTAATCCGCCGGCGCATTCGGCCACATTGCCACCCAGAGTCGATTCCTCATAGCTGGCCGGATCGGGCGGGTAATATAATCCAAATCCGGCCGCCGCCTTCATCAATTCAATGGTTACCACTCCGGGACCGCAGAGAGCGATTTTATAATCGGGCAGAATTTCCAGCTTTTTCAAATTTTCCAGCGACAGCACCAGGCCGGAATGGACCGGAACGGCCCCTCCGGTATAACCGGTGCCGGCTCCGCGGAAGACAATCGGGATATTTTTATCGCGACAGAAATTGATGATAGCTATAATTTCCGACTCGCTGTCCGGAAAAGCTATGGCCGATGCGCGGACCTTTATTTCGGAAGCATCTCGGAAATAATCGGGATAATTATCGGTATCGAGAA
This window harbors:
- a CDS encoding FAD-binding protein → MTDNSIDKWTALKDMFGERLILDTDNYPDYFRDASEIKVRASAIAFPDSESEIIAIINFCRDKNIPIVFRGAGTGYTGGAVPVHSGLVLSLENLKKLEILPDYKIALCGPGVVTIELMKAAAGFGLYYPPDPASYEESTLGGNVAECAGGLHCKKYGVTKDYVIGLRAVIADGAVLTTGFYSKGDLFDLTGIMIGSEGLLAAITEIAVSLIDQPETGPTILAAFTDPADAARTVAEITRRGIIPAVMEFMDGDAIACSMAYEKTIAINKVGAVLLFETSGNKRLAEADNIESICRENNILYLNRENDPAQTERLWRIRRNISKAVKESARHKIAEDVCVPPSRLSELVAFVAGLSREYPIRTNAYGHAGDGNLHVNFLTSSDDPDVMEMIDRAVLSLFEKTLELGGTLTGEHGIGLTKKDFFHLEFDRATIDHMKSIKEAFDPAGLYNPGKMFK